One Novosphingobium sp. G106 DNA segment encodes these proteins:
- a CDS encoding MFS transporter has product MALTVSTALFMQFLDSTALNTAIPTIARDLKVDAVDLNLAIISYQLAMTVLIPLGSAIADRVGQRNAFAVSLLVFAAGSILCAMSTTLPALVAARALQGAGGAVMTPVSRFLVIRSSEKSELISAMNWLFLPGIIGPMMGPVLGGLIVQHASWHWIFLINVPVAVIGMVLAFLLIPDIHDHSDGVIDYKGIALIGPAIFCVMFGLESVANPRAGWEAPALLGGGAVLTWLFIRHARRHPVPVLDLSLLRIGSFRHSLETGTILRTVAAASSFIMPLWFQLGLGLKPAVAGTILIVPTIGTMLSRLGGVRLTQLVHPRNVAIWASVLLVASLLINATFDVGWPLPLFALALAVQSIAMSTAMMVISASTYMDVEQGRMGRASSLFTTLQQLTMSVGVTLGVWTISGMRLFYATGEHDNRIYSGSILVLAAIAAIGLVTTRKLDVQAMGALRKTPG; this is encoded by the coding sequence GTGGCCCTTACCGTATCGACGGCGCTGTTCATGCAGTTCCTGGATTCGACCGCGCTCAACACCGCCATTCCGACCATCGCCCGCGACCTCAAGGTCGATGCGGTCGACCTCAACCTCGCGATCATCTCGTACCAGCTGGCGATGACCGTGCTGATCCCGCTGGGCAGCGCGATCGCCGACCGCGTCGGGCAGCGCAATGCCTTCGCCGTGTCGCTGCTGGTCTTCGCAGCCGGATCGATCCTCTGCGCCATGTCGACGACCTTGCCGGCGCTTGTCGCGGCGCGTGCGCTGCAGGGCGCGGGCGGGGCGGTGATGACGCCGGTCAGCCGTTTCCTGGTGATCCGCTCTTCCGAGAAGAGCGAGCTCATCAGCGCGATGAACTGGCTGTTCCTGCCCGGCATCATCGGGCCGATGATGGGTCCCGTACTGGGCGGGCTGATCGTCCAGCATGCGAGCTGGCACTGGATCTTCCTGATCAACGTGCCGGTGGCCGTGATCGGCATGGTACTGGCCTTCCTGCTGATCCCCGACATCCACGACCACAGCGACGGCGTGATCGACTACAAGGGCATCGCCCTGATCGGACCGGCGATCTTCTGCGTGATGTTCGGTCTGGAAAGCGTGGCCAATCCGCGCGCCGGCTGGGAGGCGCCGGCGCTGCTGGGCGGCGGTGCGGTGCTGACCTGGCTGTTCATCCGGCATGCGCGAAGGCATCCGGTACCCGTGCTGGACCTGTCGTTGCTGCGCATCGGCTCGTTCCGCCATTCGCTCGAGACCGGCACGATCCTGCGCACCGTCGCGGCGGCGAGCAGCTTCATCATGCCGCTGTGGTTCCAGCTCGGCCTGGGGCTCAAGCCGGCCGTGGCCGGTACGATCCTGATCGTCCCGACGATCGGCACCATGCTGAGCCGCCTGGGCGGGGTGCGGCTGACCCAGCTGGTCCACCCGCGCAACGTCGCGATCTGGGCGAGCGTACTGCTCGTCGCCTCGCTGCTCATCAATGCCACATTCGACGTGGGCTGGCCGCTGCCGCTGTTCGCGCTGGCGCTTGCGGTCCAATCGATCGCGATGTCCACCGCGATGATGGTGATCAGCGCGTCGACCTATATGGACGTCGAGCAGGGCCGGATGGGGCGTGCTTCCAGTCTGTTCACCACGTTGCAGCAGCTGACCATGTCGGTCGGGGTGACGCTCGGCGTCTGGACGATCAGCGGCATGCGGCTGTTCTATGCCACCGGCGAGCACGACAACCGCATCTACAGCGGCAGCATACTGGTTCTCGCCGCGATCGCCGCTATCGGCCTCGTCACCACGCGCAAGCTCGATGTCCAGGCGATGGGGGCGCTGCGCAAGACGCCGGGCTAG
- a CDS encoding pilus assembly protein TadG-related protein: MRIIKCRHLKALASDKRGNMAMIVAMGMPALIGSAGLAVDVSQWFLWKRELQHSVDQAALGGAWALANPSSSANYKARALQEFNANLAITQGFTSAPSIALASYTGGTDNSVVVTASATKRLPFSGFLMGGPATVTVRSQASFAAGKKYNACLIATSKTGTGIDIGGNADVKAQCGLAALSCDAGALQIDGSATVRTDSIATCGTASVPDANKSVVTEHVQGLEDVYDDLPTPDSDKGSKTYSCDTTGTGSNKTKLATPTPGTYTSLVVKCTTVLASGIYVIDGGTLDLSANYNVTGTNVMFVLKHGAQLKFGGEGNGNKITLTPMEASDFYGTPYAAQADRYAGILVFEDKNNNPSNPGHQLTGNSNSLIEGLIYLPSGEMSVLGTADVAAQCLQISAYKIHVKGNASLETLCPSTDSTSVGVSGAVVKLVA, encoded by the coding sequence ATGCGCATAATCAAATGCCGACACCTAAAAGCGCTCGCTTCGGACAAGCGCGGCAACATGGCGATGATCGTCGCGATGGGTATGCCCGCACTGATCGGCAGCGCCGGCCTCGCCGTGGACGTATCGCAATGGTTTCTCTGGAAACGCGAACTGCAGCACTCTGTCGATCAAGCCGCACTCGGCGGCGCTTGGGCTTTGGCCAATCCCTCGTCGAGCGCCAATTACAAAGCGCGAGCGCTGCAGGAATTCAACGCTAACCTGGCAATTACCCAGGGCTTTACCAGCGCGCCCTCAATTGCCCTGGCCAGTTATACGGGCGGCACCGACAACAGCGTGGTCGTGACTGCCAGTGCCACCAAAAGATTGCCTTTCAGCGGCTTTCTGATGGGTGGGCCGGCGACGGTGACCGTACGCTCACAGGCGAGCTTTGCCGCGGGCAAGAAGTATAACGCCTGCCTCATCGCCACATCCAAGACCGGGACCGGCATCGATATTGGCGGCAACGCCGATGTGAAAGCCCAGTGCGGCCTGGCGGCTCTGTCTTGCGATGCCGGCGCGCTCCAGATCGACGGCTCTGCAACGGTCAGAACGGATTCGATTGCGACCTGCGGCACTGCAAGCGTCCCCGATGCGAACAAAAGCGTAGTGACGGAGCACGTCCAGGGGCTCGAGGACGTCTATGACGACCTGCCGACGCCCGATTCCGATAAGGGCTCAAAGACCTACTCTTGCGACACCACGGGCACGGGCAGCAACAAGACCAAGCTCGCGACACCGACACCCGGTACATACACGAGCTTAGTCGTAAAATGCACGACCGTGCTGGCGTCGGGCATCTATGTCATCGATGGCGGAACGCTCGATCTCTCGGCCAACTACAACGTGACCGGAACCAATGTGATGTTCGTGCTGAAGCATGGCGCCCAGCTTAAGTTCGGCGGGGAAGGCAACGGCAACAAGATCACGTTGACGCCCATGGAGGCCTCGGACTTCTACGGCACACCCTATGCAGCCCAGGCGGATCGTTACGCCGGCATCCTCGTGTTCGAGGACAAGAACAACAACCCTTCAAACCCCGGACACCAGCTCACCGGCAATTCAAACTCGCTGATCGAAGGCCTCATCTACCTGCCGTCGGGAGAAATGAGCGTCCTCGGCACTGCCGATGTCGCGGCACAGTGCCTGCAGATCTCGGCGTACAAGATCCACGTCAAGGGCAACGCCTCACTCGAGACGCTGTGCCCGTCGACCGATTCCACGTCCGTTGGCGTCAGTGGCGCCGTAGTGAAGCTGGTGGCCTAG
- a CDS encoding amidohydrolase family protein, with translation MLDLRIVGGTIVDGTGRPGFRGDLGIKDGRIVAVGSVEEPALETIDAAGKIVAPGFIDVHTHYDAQAFWDPTLSPSCFHGVTTVMGGFCGFSIAPLTAESASYIKPMLARVEGMPLETLEAAVPWDWASFGEFLARLDGRIGLNAGFYVGHSAIRRIVMGERAVGETAQPADVEAMKVLLDQSLAEGALGFSTTVSPGHVDGDNRPVPSRWAEPSEMIELARVVARHEGTGLELLPDIEFGPGMAELMADFSVAGQRPVNWNLVVITGRPDTESRAMHQLAASDVARARGGEVIALAVPSTPYAHMSFRSPSAFSGLPGVWAEMFTWPAAERTARLADPAVRAQMIEDAAKVKGQGMALEFKVQFGDFKIIATRAGANAGYKDRLVRDIAAERGVAPLDALLDIVVADGLDTIFAPELGGEDAAGYALRGRLWDDDRVLIGASDAGAHLDVIDTFAFSTTVLEKGVRKYGVISLEAAIHKMTQRPAAYFGLVDRGTIASGNHADIVVFDQTTVGRGATYLKYDLPGDAESYRIYADAFGIAHVLVNGVEIVRDGAHTGKLPGTVLRSGRDTRTVAMDVMRQPTIA, from the coding sequence ATGCTGGATCTCAGGATTGTCGGCGGAACGATCGTCGATGGCACGGGCCGGCCGGGATTCCGCGGCGACCTGGGCATCAAGGATGGCCGCATCGTCGCCGTCGGCTCGGTCGAAGAGCCCGCGCTCGAGACGATCGACGCTGCGGGCAAGATCGTCGCGCCGGGCTTCATCGACGTGCACACGCACTACGACGCCCAGGCCTTCTGGGACCCGACGCTGAGCCCCTCGTGCTTCCACGGCGTGACCACGGTGATGGGCGGGTTCTGCGGTTTCTCGATCGCGCCGCTGACCGCGGAATCGGCCAGCTACATCAAGCCGATGCTCGCGCGGGTCGAAGGTATGCCGCTCGAAACGCTCGAAGCCGCGGTGCCCTGGGACTGGGCCTCGTTCGGCGAATTTCTCGCGCGGCTCGATGGGCGGATCGGCCTCAACGCCGGGTTCTACGTCGGCCATTCGGCGATCCGGCGCATTGTCATGGGCGAGCGCGCCGTGGGCGAAACGGCGCAGCCGGCCGATGTCGAGGCGATGAAAGTGCTGCTCGACCAGTCGCTGGCCGAAGGCGCGCTGGGCTTCTCGACCACGGTCTCGCCGGGACACGTCGACGGCGACAACCGGCCCGTGCCCTCGCGCTGGGCCGAGCCGTCCGAGATGATCGAATTAGCCCGCGTCGTGGCTAGGCACGAGGGAACCGGGCTGGAACTGCTGCCCGACATCGAGTTCGGCCCTGGCATGGCCGAACTCATGGCCGACTTCTCGGTGGCCGGTCAGCGGCCGGTGAACTGGAACCTCGTCGTCATCACCGGCCGACCGGACACCGAGAGCCGGGCGATGCACCAGCTTGCCGCCAGCGACGTCGCCCGTGCCCGCGGCGGCGAGGTAATCGCGCTGGCCGTTCCGAGCACGCCCTATGCCCATATGAGCTTCCGCTCGCCCTCAGCCTTCAGCGGCCTGCCGGGCGTCTGGGCCGAGATGTTCACCTGGCCGGCTGCCGAGCGCACCGCCCGCCTCGCCGATCCCGCGGTTCGCGCGCAGATGATCGAGGACGCGGCCAAGGTGAAGGGCCAGGGCATGGCGCTGGAATTCAAGGTCCAGTTCGGCGACTTCAAGATCATCGCCACCCGCGCGGGGGCCAATGCCGGTTACAAAGACCGACTGGTGCGCGACATCGCGGCTGAGCGCGGCGTGGCCCCGCTCGATGCCCTGCTCGACATCGTGGTGGCTGACGGGCTCGATACGATCTTTGCGCCCGAGCTCGGCGGCGAAGATGCCGCGGGCTATGCCCTGCGCGGCCGGCTGTGGGACGACGACCGCGTGCTCATCGGTGCCTCGGATGCCGGCGCGCACCTCGACGTGATCGATACTTTCGCCTTCTCTACCACCGTGCTCGAAAAGGGCGTGCGCAAGTACGGCGTGATCAGCCTCGAGGCGGCGATCCACAAGATGACGCAGCGTCCGGCCGCCTATTTCGGCCTCGTCGATCGCGGCACCATCGCGTCGGGCAATCATGCCGACATCGTCGTGTTCGACCAGACGACGGTCGGCCGCGGCGCGACCTACCTGAAATACGATCTTCCAGGCGATGCCGAGTCCTACCGCATCTATGCCGATGCCTTCGGCATTGCCCACGTTCTGGTCAACGGCGTGGAGATCGTCCGCGACGGTGCCCATACCGGCAAGCTGCCGGGCACGGTGCTGCGCTCCGGGCGCGACACCCGCACCGTCGCGATGGACGTGATGCGCCAGCCCACGATAGCCTAG
- a CDS encoding amidohydrolase family protein, with product MSTSVLTREPSNGSIEIPKAISADSHTIEPPEAYAKHIDPAWRDRAPKIAPDPAKGAVYVIDGMPARIAVGSVSACGKRQRAAKDQNGDTAFFLDDLPPPFPEGRFAERDGEVAPVPMASLTFDDIPAGGWRVAPRLEAQDRDGIVAEVVYPTMGMVLCNHPDADYQNACFNAYNRWLQEFVSEAPTRLFGVGQTALRTVEEGIADLRRIKEMGLVGVLLPGAPPIEEDWHAPVFDPLWEAAQDLELPISFHTLASGRNRNDAPRLLMGQVSSVDFGLAMVRANQDVLSSFVLGGVFERFPRLKLVCVEAGAGWIPDYLYRMDHGFKRHGSRHGLMALPRLPSEYFNENVYVTFQDDPIAFALTGLLNPKRLLWANDYPHSDATWPWSRNLLAEHLKPVPEEQRVWILHDNVKELYNLPTP from the coding sequence ATGAGCACGAGCGTCCTCACCCGGGAGCCGTCGAACGGCTCGATCGAGATCCCCAAGGCGATTTCGGCGGACTCGCACACGATCGAGCCGCCCGAGGCCTATGCCAAGCACATCGACCCGGCCTGGCGCGACCGCGCGCCCAAGATCGCGCCCGATCCGGCCAAGGGTGCGGTCTATGTGATCGACGGCATGCCCGCGCGCATCGCCGTCGGCAGCGTCTCAGCCTGCGGCAAGCGCCAGCGCGCGGCAAAGGACCAAAACGGCGACACCGCCTTCTTCCTCGATGACCTGCCGCCGCCGTTCCCCGAGGGCCGCTTCGCCGAGCGCGACGGCGAAGTGGCGCCGGTGCCGATGGCATCGCTGACTTTCGACGACATTCCCGCCGGCGGCTGGCGCGTCGCGCCGCGGCTCGAAGCGCAGGACCGCGACGGCATCGTCGCCGAAGTGGTCTATCCCACGATGGGCATGGTGCTGTGCAACCACCCGGACGCCGACTACCAGAATGCCTGCTTCAACGCCTACAACCGCTGGCTCCAGGAATTCGTCTCCGAAGCCCCGACGCGGCTGTTCGGTGTCGGCCAGACGGCGCTGCGCACGGTCGAGGAAGGCATCGCAGACCTGCGCCGGATCAAGGAGATGGGCCTCGTCGGCGTGCTGCTGCCCGGCGCCCCGCCGATCGAGGAGGACTGGCACGCGCCGGTGTTCGACCCGCTCTGGGAAGCCGCGCAGGACCTGGAACTGCCGATCAGCTTCCACACCTTGGCGAGCGGACGGAACCGCAATGACGCGCCGCGCCTGCTGATGGGCCAGGTCTCCAGCGTCGACTTCGGCCTGGCCATGGTCCGCGCCAATCAGGACGTGCTGAGCTCGTTCGTGCTCGGCGGCGTGTTCGAGCGGTTCCCGCGGTTGAAGCTGGTCTGCGTCGAGGCGGGTGCGGGCTGGATCCCGGACTACCTCTACCGCATGGACCACGGCTTCAAGCGCCACGGTTCGCGCCACGGCCTGATGGCGCTGCCGCGCCTGCCCAGCGAGTACTTCAACGAGAACGTCTACGTGACCTTCCAGGACGATCCGATCGCCTTCGCGCTGACCGGGCTGCTCAATCCCAAGCGCCTGCTCTGGGCCAACGACTATCCGCACTCGGACGCGACCTGGCCGTGGAGCCGCAACCTCCTCGCCGAGCACCTCAAGCCGGTGCCCGAAGAGCAGCGCGTCTGGATTCTGCACGACAACGTCAAGGAGCTCTACAACCTGCCGACGCCGTGA
- a CDS encoding amidohydrolase family protein, whose product MQRCKAQSARRANSVITNTARARASCCFGAARDPILRADRRNRRRKERTPVEYDLIVRNGYVIDGTGLARRRVDVGVKDGRIARIGRLDGVPASEEIDAKGRVVAPGIVDAHTHYDPQITFDPYATMSCFHGVTTVLAGNCGFSVAPTRKADRQAIQDIFAKVEDMDPVALSGVAWDNFETFAEFLGSLEGSLGVNFACYVGHSNVRRWVMGNAAIEREATAGEIEAMRAIVRQAMEAGAAGFSTSLSPTQADIHGRPVPSRFAAREEVLALAEEAGRHGAGSICFLPAGTSIGLKEDDYDYIIEIGRRSGLPVIIQGLGARSKIDVPGAGWEDAVRALDRAQAEGAPFYSLLIARPFDRAVAFDETNHHWQAVFSWHAMTRLPIDERRALLKNPRAREEMRFAVENQNRDPAKGTTIPAPQWDNVFVDDSPNLPVETHQGRSIAELAVGEGVAPGDHALDLALKDDFATKLRWRMDTSDWSEAVARSQTDPRILIGTSDGGAHLAKDDQSDFSSYFLGKWVRERQLWSLEEGVRQITQVPAALLGFHERGTLQVGKWADMMIFDPDQIGPVRKEFVRDLPGGVGRYKAYGRGVHATIVNGVPIVLEGELTGRKPGLVVAPQ is encoded by the coding sequence GTGCAGCGATGCAAAGCCCAATCGGCACGGCGCGCGAATTCCGTAATTACGAATACCGCGCGCGCACGAGCAAGCTGTTGCTTCGGGGCGGCGCGTGACCCAATCTTGCGTGCAGATCGACGGAACCGTCGGCGCAAGGAGAGGACGCCCGTGGAATACGATCTCATCGTGCGGAACGGTTATGTCATCGACGGCACGGGCCTCGCGCGACGGCGGGTCGACGTCGGCGTCAAGGACGGGCGCATCGCGCGGATCGGCCGGCTGGACGGCGTGCCCGCAAGCGAGGAGATCGACGCCAAGGGCCGCGTTGTGGCGCCGGGCATCGTCGACGCCCACACCCATTACGATCCCCAGATCACCTTCGATCCCTATGCGACGATGTCCTGCTTCCACGGTGTGACGACGGTGCTCGCCGGCAACTGCGGGTTCTCGGTCGCGCCGACGCGCAAGGCGGACCGACAGGCGATCCAAGACATCTTCGCCAAGGTCGAGGACATGGACCCGGTTGCGCTCTCGGGCGTTGCCTGGGACAATTTCGAGACCTTCGCGGAATTCCTCGGCTCGCTGGAGGGCAGTCTCGGCGTCAATTTCGCCTGCTATGTCGGCCATTCGAACGTGCGCCGCTGGGTGATGGGCAATGCGGCGATCGAGCGGGAGGCGACGGCCGGGGAGATCGAGGCCATGCGCGCGATCGTCCGCCAAGCGATGGAAGCCGGTGCCGCCGGATTCTCCACCTCGCTGTCGCCGACGCAGGCCGACATCCACGGCCGCCCGGTACCGTCGCGCTTCGCGGCGCGCGAGGAAGTGCTGGCGCTGGCCGAGGAGGCCGGCCGGCACGGTGCGGGATCGATCTGCTTCCTGCCCGCGGGCACCTCGATCGGGCTCAAGGAAGACGATTACGACTATATCATCGAGATCGGCCGCCGCTCGGGGCTGCCGGTGATCATCCAGGGGCTGGGTGCGCGCAGCAAGATCGACGTGCCGGGCGCCGGCTGGGAGGATGCGGTCAGGGCGCTCGATCGCGCCCAGGCCGAAGGCGCGCCGTTCTATTCGCTGCTGATCGCGCGGCCTTTCGACCGTGCCGTGGCCTTCGACGAGACCAACCACCACTGGCAGGCGGTGTTCAGCTGGCACGCGATGACGCGCCTGCCGATCGACGAGCGCCGTGCCCTGCTCAAGAACCCGCGGGCGCGCGAGGAGATGCGCTTCGCGGTCGAGAACCAGAACCGCGATCCCGCCAAGGGCACGACCATTCCGGCACCGCAGTGGGACAATGTCTTTGTCGACGATTCTCCGAACCTGCCGGTCGAGACCCACCAAGGTCGCAGTATCGCCGAGCTAGCCGTCGGCGAGGGCGTCGCGCCGGGTGACCACGCGCTCGACCTCGCGCTGAAGGACGATTTCGCCACCAAGCTGCGCTGGCGCATGGACACGTCCGACTGGAGCGAGGCGGTCGCGCGCTCGCAGACCGATCCGCGCATCCTCATCGGCACCTCGGACGGCGGCGCGCACCTCGCCAAGGACGATCAGTCGGACTTCAGCAGCTACTTCCTTGGCAAATGGGTGCGCGAGCGCCAGCTCTGGTCGCTCGAAGAGGGGGTGAGGCAGATCACGCAGGTGCCCGCCGCGCTGCTCGGCTTCCACGAACGCGGGACGCTCCAGGTCGGCAAGTGGGCCGACATGATGATCTTCGATCCCGATCAGATCGGCCCGGTGCGCAAGGAATTCGTTCGCGACCTGCCGGGCGGCGTCGGCCGCTACAAGGCCTATGGCCGCGGGGTCCACGCCACGATCGTCAACGGCGTGCCGATCGTGCTGGAAGGCGAACTGACGGGGCGGAAGCCGGGACTGGTCGTCGCGCCGCAATAG
- a CDS encoding TadE/TadG family type IV pilus assembly protein codes for MTARQRMRRLFADSTAGSAIEFGLLAPAMITMLMGVMWVGIQMKAYNELRSVTADVSRYTVIEYQKSNKLTAAQISDVAAATAVRPPYALIGDNLDVNVTEPTSPVTNTRKLVIQLSYTAPSLLQFAGVGSPTLSFSQTIYVPA; via the coding sequence ATGACGGCCCGGCAACGCATGCGGCGGCTCTTCGCCGACAGCACAGCGGGATCGGCGATCGAATTCGGTCTGCTGGCCCCGGCGATGATCACGATGCTGATGGGCGTGATGTGGGTCGGCATTCAGATGAAGGCCTACAACGAACTGCGCTCGGTCACCGCCGACGTGAGCCGCTACACCGTGATCGAATACCAGAAATCCAACAAGCTGACGGCGGCCCAGATCTCAGACGTTGCCGCCGCAACTGCAGTGCGGCCGCCCTACGCGCTGATCGGCGACAACCTGGACGTGAACGTGACGGAGCCGACCAGCCCGGTTACCAACACCAGGAAGCTGGTGATCCAGCTGTCCTACACTGCGCCGAGCCTGCTGCAATTTGCCGGCGTCGGCTCTCCGACGCTGAGCTTCAGCCAGACGATATACGTACCCGCTTGA
- a CDS encoding M23 family metallopeptidase — MIGLLCTSLLESEPVAARADGIVDRVFPASPGLGVTGGGEESVGESAGSPEPARITVSRAADLVGQPVYFSQSKGLGSARMVAISSRRLPAGSVFSLALRPVVTAPATPIGGSFTGLPGTMPASMPVAAYGITSGFGMRQHPILGVWRSHAGLDLAASYGSPIVATSDGMVSTAGWQGGYGLLVTLDHGGGLQTRYGHMSRLNVEPGQQVRKGSVIGYVGSSGLATGPHLHYEIRLNGQPINPTTHLNGR; from the coding sequence TTGATCGGGCTACTTTGCACGAGCCTGCTCGAAAGCGAGCCGGTCGCTGCGCGCGCCGATGGCATCGTCGATCGAGTTTTCCCCGCTTCGCCTGGACTTGGCGTGACTGGCGGCGGCGAGGAATCGGTCGGTGAAAGCGCGGGAAGTCCTGAACCTGCTCGGATAACCGTCAGTCGCGCCGCCGACCTCGTCGGTCAGCCGGTCTATTTCTCCCAGTCGAAAGGGCTGGGATCGGCCCGCATGGTCGCGATCTCGTCGCGCCGACTTCCGGCCGGGAGCGTGTTCTCGTTAGCCTTGCGCCCTGTCGTTACGGCGCCGGCTACGCCAATCGGCGGTTCGTTCACGGGTCTGCCCGGCACGATGCCGGCATCGATGCCCGTCGCCGCCTATGGCATCACCAGCGGGTTCGGCATGCGCCAGCATCCTATCTTGGGCGTCTGGCGCTCGCACGCAGGATTGGACTTGGCCGCTTCCTATGGCTCGCCCATCGTCGCGACTTCGGATGGCATGGTCAGCACGGCGGGTTGGCAGGGCGGTTACGGGCTGCTCGTGACCCTGGATCACGGCGGCGGCTTGCAGACCCGCTATGGCCATATGTCACGGCTGAATGTCGAGCCCGGACAACAGGTCCGCAAGGGCAGCGTCATCGGCTATGTCGGGTCGAGTGGCCTCGCGACGGGACCGCATCTCCATTATGAGATCCGCCTGAACGGGCAGCCGATCAATCCGACCACTCATCTGAACGGCCGATAG
- a CDS encoding amidohydrolase family protein gives MVAASIGGLVDADAHVNPAPTFWDEYLPARFAGRGPKWEPGGPDDKHDWMVFEGVRKPLNLQSATSGQGRQFRPTGKQELLRAGNWEPAARLADMDQDGVETAVLYGGGPLGTADNELYLASFDAYNRWLADFCAYAPGRLAGAAYLPMQDIAASTAMVHDAAKRGLRAVNIPAFPQSGAITTGGFGAQVLALTGDPDGPLQYDDPAFDPFWKACVDNDMAVTIHLGARIARPGQFKFLPNMVMSKLCMAEPIAILIFGGVFDRFPDLRFGAIESGAGWVAFVAEYMDGIYDSQRHWLKLELALRPSEYFDRNVYASFIRDREGIRNRSLPGGKNIMWSTDYPHSETTWPDSLKVADWQFEGLAEDEIRPIVRDNARRFYGLD, from the coding sequence ATGGTCGCGGCATCGATCGGAGGACTCGTCGACGCGGACGCGCACGTCAATCCCGCACCGACGTTCTGGGACGAATACCTGCCGGCCAGGTTCGCCGGGCGAGGCCCCAAGTGGGAACCCGGCGGTCCCGACGACAAGCATGACTGGATGGTCTTCGAAGGCGTGCGCAAGCCGCTGAACCTGCAGTCGGCGACCTCGGGCCAGGGCAGGCAGTTCCGCCCCACCGGCAAGCAGGAACTGCTGCGCGCGGGCAATTGGGAGCCGGCGGCGCGGCTGGCCGACATGGACCAGGATGGCGTCGAGACGGCAGTGCTCTACGGTGGCGGCCCGCTCGGCACCGCAGACAACGAACTCTATCTCGCCAGCTTCGACGCCTACAACCGCTGGCTCGCGGACTTCTGCGCCTATGCCCCGGGGCGGCTAGCCGGCGCCGCCTATCTGCCGATGCAGGACATCGCCGCCTCGACGGCGATGGTGCACGACGCCGCCAAGCGCGGCCTGCGCGCGGTCAACATCCCGGCCTTCCCGCAATCGGGCGCGATCACCACGGGCGGCTTCGGCGCGCAGGTGCTGGCGCTGACCGGCGATCCCGACGGGCCGCTGCAATACGACGATCCGGCCTTCGATCCGTTCTGGAAGGCCTGCGTCGACAACGACATGGCGGTGACGATCCACCTCGGCGCCCGGATCGCGCGGCCGGGCCAGTTCAAGTTCCTGCCCAACATGGTGATGAGCAAGCTCTGCATGGCCGAGCCGATCGCCATCCTCATCTTCGGCGGCGTGTTCGACCGGTTTCCCGATCTGCGCTTCGGCGCGATCGAGAGCGGCGCGGGCTGGGTCGCCTTCGTCGCCGAATATATGGACGGCATCTACGACAGCCAGCGCCACTGGCTGAAGCTGGAGCTGGCCCTGCGCCCGAGCGAATACTTCGACCGCAACGTCTATGCCTCGTTCATTCGCGACCGCGAGGGCATCCGTAACCGCAGCCTGCCCGGCGGGAAGAACATCATGTGGTCGACCGACTATCCGCATTCCGAAACGACCTGGCCGGATTCGCTGAAGGTCGCCGACTGGCAGTTCGAGGGGCTCGCCGAGGACGAGATACGTCCGATCGTGCGCGACAATGCACGCCGCTTCTACGGGCTGGACTGA
- a CDS encoding TadE/TadG family type IV pilus assembly protein, translated as MAIETALVAPMVILLALSSADFSKIISRQQELQSAMGQVEGIALASNSGATTDTATLKTLLMQSLSLPSSNVVVEKLYRCGTNATLVADSTSCSSSDVVSSYIKVTLLDSYNPIWQRVSKIGTWNFSVQRTVQLS; from the coding sequence ATGGCGATCGAAACGGCACTGGTGGCCCCAATGGTCATTCTCCTGGCGCTCAGCAGCGCGGATTTCAGCAAGATCATCTCGCGGCAGCAGGAACTGCAGTCGGCCATGGGTCAGGTCGAAGGCATCGCGCTGGCTTCCAACTCGGGCGCCACGACAGACACGGCCACGCTCAAGACGCTGCTGATGCAATCGCTTTCCCTGCCGAGCAGCAACGTGGTCGTGGAGAAGCTCTATCGCTGCGGGACCAACGCGACGCTGGTCGCGGACTCGACCAGCTGCAGTTCGAGCGATGTCGTTTCGAGCTATATCAAGGTCACTCTGCTCGACAGCTACAATCCGATCTGGCAGCGGGTCTCGAAGATCGGAACGTGGAATTTCAGCGTCCAGCGCACGGTGCAACTGTCATGA
- a CDS encoding VOC family protein has product MGHASFHHIEIATEDLSRSCDFYATVLGFVVGDPPKPLPAETMQWLFDAAGRPVIHLVQEQGPLADGTVRHLALQCTDKVQVTAQLEVLGTPYEIVDTRGAPFDLIFARDPSGIMLELRFHHGEA; this is encoded by the coding sequence ATGGGACATGCCAGCTTCCACCATATCGAGATCGCCACGGAGGATCTCTCCCGGTCCTGCGACTTCTACGCGACAGTCCTTGGCTTCGTCGTCGGAGATCCGCCCAAGCCGCTGCCGGCCGAAACCATGCAGTGGCTGTTCGATGCGGCGGGTCGCCCGGTCATCCATCTGGTGCAGGAACAGGGCCCGCTGGCAGACGGAACCGTGCGGCACCTCGCGCTGCAGTGCACGGACAAGGTGCAGGTCACGGCTCAGCTGGAAGTGCTCGGCACGCCCTACGAGATCGTCGATACGCGCGGCGCCCCGTTCGACCTGATCTTCGCGCGCGACCCTTCGGGCATCATGCTCGAACTCAGGTTCCATCACGGCGAAGCCTGA